One window of the Halorussus sp. MSC15.2 genome contains the following:
- a CDS encoding DUF5793 family protein, with protein sequence MRRDYFTLEVRNVDWVEEDAEAKKPTVIIDFEGPSSTLRERLTGTDDELLDAGETDVALRLQGPVEEDDTTGVVSVTNRITGDFVLELNQDADDVLKFITAAREYGKSAGDMDGRYHVEISINGDDLVEYDKSTFLVYNDEGNLLRKHSLIPSGVEL encoded by the coding sequence ATGAGGCGCGACTACTTCACGCTGGAGGTCCGAAACGTCGATTGGGTCGAGGAGGACGCCGAAGCCAAGAAGCCGACGGTAATCATCGACTTCGAGGGTCCATCTTCGACGCTCCGCGAGCGCCTCACGGGGACAGACGACGAACTGCTCGACGCCGGGGAGACCGACGTGGCGCTACGACTCCAAGGGCCGGTGGAGGAGGACGACACCACCGGCGTCGTCAGCGTCACCAACCGAATCACGGGAGACTTCGTCCTCGAACTCAATCAGGACGCCGACGACGTCCTCAAGTTCATCACCGCGGCCCGCGAGTACGGAAAATCGGCCGGGGACATGGACGGGCGTTACCACGTCGAAATCAGCATCAACGGGGACGACCTCGTCGAGTACGACAAGAGCACGTTCCTCGTCTACAACGACGAGGGGAATCTCCTGCGCAAGCACAGTCTCATCCCGAGCGGCGTCGAACTCTGA
- a CDS encoding type II secretion system F family protein, producing the protein MWGFLPLALVVVLAAPVAVVSVSRRADHFVTRVALTAFGEWVTDYGRRQSERRSLLQAVHVGETYQMYAAKTLLYAGVAAVVGSVLGVYLVAAALALLRVSPEAMRATLPTGLHFLAGLLVFPDLSLGQLFALLLASSATLGVASGGLTYWLRWENLSYWANARERKIDESIARNVAFVYALSRSGMAFPEILRTLARNQSVYGEAAEEVGVAVKAMDYAGLDMLSAIERLADQTPSDKFGEFADNLASVLQSGQSISAYLDGQYERYQEDAEAQQEAFLELLATLAEGYVSVFVVAPLLFITVLVIMGLMALGDTLPLLRALTYLAVPLANVGFVVYLDSVTESLRATREDRDVDLAAAALASVRRTDAPTAERTGVQRPDDAVPAPETVRGDGGRPAGDPATNFERLRAFENVRWMREALADPVGTLRDDPVAVLYATVPLGLLSVLVRAWPHFSDGTLTLQVADDFVVQAALFVVGTFAVVQELHRRRIAAIEAAVPDFLDRLASVNEAGMSVVESFERVSGSNLGALNAEVRRLWTDIEWGVDAETALYRFEDRLDTPTITRTVTLIANAMHASGDIARVLRIAADDAQDTRRLKQKRRQEMLTYVVIIYLSFAVFLVIVAALNSILIPNLPTEAASAGASAGSPVGGGGPLSDISNVDTEAYTLLFFHASLVQAVCSGLVAGQMGEGSVRNGAKHATILLGVAYVVFLFL; encoded by the coding sequence ATGTGGGGGTTCTTGCCGCTCGCGCTGGTCGTCGTCCTCGCCGCCCCGGTGGCGGTGGTCTCCGTCTCGCGCCGGGCCGACCACTTCGTCACGCGGGTCGCGCTGACGGCGTTCGGCGAGTGGGTCACCGACTACGGCAGGCGACAGTCAGAGCGCCGGAGCCTCCTGCAGGCGGTCCACGTCGGCGAGACCTACCAGATGTACGCCGCGAAGACCCTGCTGTACGCCGGGGTCGCCGCGGTCGTCGGAAGCGTGCTGGGCGTCTATCTCGTCGCGGCCGCGTTGGCGCTGCTGCGCGTCTCGCCGGAGGCGATGCGGGCGACGCTCCCGACCGGACTCCACTTCCTCGCTGGCCTGCTGGTGTTCCCCGACCTGTCGCTCGGACAGTTGTTCGCCCTCCTGCTCGCCAGCAGCGCGACGCTCGGCGTGGCGTCCGGCGGCCTGACCTACTGGCTCCGGTGGGAGAACCTCTCGTACTGGGCGAACGCCCGCGAACGCAAGATAGACGAGAGCATCGCTCGGAACGTGGCGTTCGTCTACGCGCTGTCGCGCAGCGGGATGGCGTTCCCCGAAATCCTCCGGACGCTGGCCCGAAATCAGTCGGTCTACGGCGAGGCCGCCGAGGAGGTCGGGGTCGCGGTCAAGGCGATGGACTACGCCGGACTGGATATGCTGTCGGCCATCGAACGACTCGCCGACCAGACGCCGAGCGACAAGTTCGGCGAGTTCGCCGACAACCTCGCCAGCGTCCTCCAGAGCGGACAGAGCATCTCGGCGTATCTGGACGGCCAGTACGAGCGCTATCAGGAGGACGCCGAGGCCCAGCAGGAGGCGTTCCTCGAACTGCTCGCCACCCTCGCGGAGGGGTACGTCTCGGTGTTCGTGGTCGCGCCCCTGCTGTTCATCACCGTTCTCGTCATCATGGGGTTGATGGCGCTCGGCGACACCCTCCCGCTGCTCCGGGCGCTGACCTACCTCGCCGTCCCGCTGGCGAACGTCGGATTCGTGGTCTACCTCGACAGCGTGACCGAGTCGCTCCGGGCGACGCGCGAGGACCGCGACGTGGACCTCGCGGCCGCGGCGCTGGCGAGCGTCAGGCGCACGGACGCGCCCACCGCCGAACGGACGGGCGTCCAGCGCCCGGACGACGCGGTCCCCGCACCCGAGACCGTCCGGGGCGACGGCGGGCGTCCCGCGGGTGACCCCGCCACGAACTTCGAGCGCCTCCGTGCCTTCGAGAACGTCCGGTGGATGCGCGAGGCGCTGGCCGACCCGGTGGGGACGCTCCGGGACGACCCGGTCGCGGTGCTCTACGCGACGGTCCCGCTCGGACTGCTCTCGGTTCTCGTCCGGGCGTGGCCCCACTTCAGCGACGGGACGCTCACGCTCCAAGTCGCCGACGACTTCGTGGTGCAGGCCGCGCTGTTCGTCGTCGGCACGTTCGCCGTCGTACAGGAACTCCACCGGCGACGAATCGCGGCCATCGAGGCGGCCGTCCCCGACTTCCTCGACCGACTCGCCAGCGTCAACGAGGCGGGCATGTCGGTGGTCGAGAGCTTCGAGCGCGTCTCCGGGAGCAACCTCGGCGCGTTGAACGCCGAGGTCCGGCGACTATGGACCGACATCGAGTGGGGCGTGGACGCCGAGACCGCCCTCTACAGGTTCGAGGACCGCCTCGACACGCCCACGATAACCCGGACCGTGACGCTCATCGCTAACGCGATGCACGCCAGCGGCGACATCGCGCGGGTCCTCCGCATCGCGGCCGACGACGCGCAGGACACTCGCCGCCTCAAGCAGAAGCGCCGACAGGAGATGCTGACCTACGTCGTCATCATCTACCTCTCGTTCGCGGTGTTCCTCGTCATCGTCGCCGCGCTGAACAGCATCCTGATTCCGAATCTGCCGACGGAGGCGGCCTCGGCGGGCGCGAGCGCGGGGAGTCCGGTCGGGGGCGGCGGTCCCCTCTCGGACATCTCGAACGTCGATACCGAGGCGTACACGCTGCTGTTCTTCCACGCCTCGCTGGTGCAGGCGGTCTGCTCGGGGCTGGTCGCCGGACAGATGGGCGAGGGGAGCGTCCGGAACGGCGCGAAGCACGCGACGATTCTGCTCGGGGTCGCCTACGTCGTATTCCTGTTCCTCTGA
- a CDS encoding class I SAM-dependent methyltransferase, with protein sequence MDEADRDLRDDGRAAVRATYDYIADHFAETREYAWPEVEEFVSESPDASVALDLGCGNGRHAELLAERADRVVAADLSRGLLETARERAADRGFDADLVQADAARLPLRDATVGVAVYVATLHHLPSRTARVGSLDELARVLSPGGRALVSAWSTEHDRFDREESEARASDSRAGDGRETGFDTAVDWTLPGGETVERFYHIYSPAEFEADVAASGLELAEFEVSSGNCYGVVRAAKQ encoded by the coding sequence ATGGACGAGGCGGACCGAGACCTCCGGGATGACGGGCGCGCCGCGGTGCGAGCGACGTACGACTACATCGCCGACCACTTCGCCGAGACCCGCGAGTACGCGTGGCCGGAGGTCGAGGAGTTCGTCTCGGAGTCGCCGGACGCGTCGGTGGCGCTGGACCTCGGCTGTGGCAACGGCCGCCACGCCGAACTCCTCGCGGAGCGCGCCGACCGCGTGGTCGCCGCGGACCTCAGTCGCGGGCTGCTCGAAACCGCCCGCGAGCGCGCCGCCGACCGGGGGTTCGACGCCGACCTCGTGCAGGCCGACGCGGCGCGCCTGCCCCTTCGGGACGCGACGGTGGGAGTGGCGGTGTACGTCGCCACGCTCCACCACCTACCGAGTCGGACCGCCCGCGTCGGGAGTCTGGACGAACTGGCGCGCGTCCTCTCGCCGGGTGGCCGCGCGCTCGTCAGCGCGTGGAGCACCGAACACGACCGCTTCGACCGGGAGGAGAGCGAGGCGCGCGCCTCGGACAGTCGAGCGGGTGACGGCCGCGAAACGGGGTTCGACACCGCGGTCGATTGGACGCTCCCCGGCGGCGAGACGGTCGAACGGTTCTACCACATCTACTCGCCCGCGGAGTTCGAGGCCGACGTGGCCGCGAGCGGACTGGAACTCGCGGAGTTCGAGGTGTCGAGCGGGAACTGTTACGGCGTGGTCCGCGCGGCGAAACAGTAA
- a CDS encoding iron transporter translates to MPDNPAKQTSEEVDQTQLDLAQQAGDAYQEALDYMANEVAHTGGKTEVGDYVVGFAQEKAEGMYVLKDEGRSEWMEPDDENCHLEVAVADAEDGRFVPGCTVVATLTTEDGEQVGPTTVPLVWHPGLYHYGKNLTVPEGGTYTIDVRVEPPTFKRHDEKNGDRYGETVEAVFENVDIETGQG, encoded by the coding sequence ATGCCCGACAATCCAGCCAAGCAGACGAGCGAAGAGGTGGACCAGACCCAACTCGACCTCGCACAGCAGGCGGGCGACGCCTATCAGGAAGCGCTCGACTACATGGCGAACGAGGTGGCTCACACCGGGGGCAAGACCGAAGTCGGCGACTACGTGGTCGGATTCGCACAGGAGAAGGCCGAGGGGATGTACGTCCTGAAGGACGAGGGACGGTCCGAGTGGATGGAACCGGACGACGAGAACTGTCACCTCGAAGTCGCGGTCGCCGACGCCGAGGACGGCCGGTTCGTCCCGGGGTGTACCGTCGTCGCGACGCTGACCACCGAGGACGGTGAGCAAGTCGGTCCGACGACGGTACCGCTAGTCTGGCACCCCGGTCTCTACCACTACGGCAAGAACCTGACGGTGCCCGAGGGCGGAACGTACACCATCGACGTGCGCGTCGAACCGCCGACGTTCAAGCGCCACGACGAGAAGAACGGCGACCGATACGGCGAGACGGTCGAAGCCGTGTTCGAGAACGTCGATATCGAGACGGGACAGGGATAA
- a CDS encoding PAS domain S-box protein, whose protein sequence is MSGRVRVLYVTPRRVVGRLLESLFAAERPDVSFSFVTGVDAARTAVRAERIDRVVLDPAVGGPESASELRRENSDVRVTTIANTGVGRPPDGTGGQLPRGEPDPVRALSRRIEDAAAPGAVTDGGVETDHFYALAEELSDGVIVIDTDSVVQFANPAVEEIFGYSPDELVGESLTKLMSDDLAERHREGIESYLRDGERHVDWNYLELTGRHRDGSDVVLSVSFSEHAVDDEVLFTGVVRDISDRKRRESELHDRIRQQRALSTFSRHALGDEPLDDLMDEAVELVAEALGQEYAGVLEYRPDSDDLLTRAVAGWPDDIVDSAAIGTERDSQAGYTLLTEDPVVTEDLTTEERFSRDELLESADATGGISALIGSPDDPWGVLGSHDPEPQSYADHDVQFVQSMAHILATVIQRRERERRLERSEAMLDAVGDGVYALDADSQFVAVNDAYVELTGYDREELLGEHASKVTGPSLYEDSKQIQAALEGGEDVVTTEVTLPTADGESIPVEVRITPLALGDETGRVGVVRDVSERKHREEKLTSLNEMFRSLADAETRTEICQCGVDTAVEVLGFPNAAVALYDDDANSLVPTVRRWDGEDIDDALLGSRAEGVAWQTFVESETKQYDELRSELDADAELQSALTVPLGKYGVFIAASPDRNAFDATDRSLADMLSSNLRSAFDRSEREETLREQRNDLQAKNRELERVNRLNSVIREITKALTQASSKEDVMQAVCSRLTESGPYRFAWFGTHDTATDEVRPEAWAGVEEGYLDTIDVNADSDEPEGRGPSGRAIRTREIQVQNDLLGDPPFDPWREQALKRGYRSSASVPVVYGGTLRGVLNLYAGEPGIFDELERAVLSELGETIGYALNALEQKQALVSERSVELDFRIRGTGNPILEFVDQTDAEFEFENAVQRSDGRLHVFFTIRDRSPEETLEFLRNIPWIESVRLVTERDDEYLYECALSDRSFLRSLMDRGAMPKTITATEGEGRFVIRLPQSADVRTFVDLFEDYYDDVDLVARREHDEPVMTRQDFESELDERLTERQAEVLRTAFFSGFFEWPRESTAEEIAEALGVSQPTVSRHIRGAERTLFGLLFEE, encoded by the coding sequence ATGAGCGGCCGGGTACGCGTCCTCTACGTCACCCCGCGTCGAGTGGTCGGGAGACTCCTCGAATCGCTCTTCGCGGCCGAACGTCCCGATGTGTCGTTCTCGTTCGTCACCGGCGTCGATGCTGCGCGCACCGCGGTCCGCGCCGAGCGAATCGACCGCGTCGTCCTCGACCCGGCGGTCGGTGGTCCGGAGTCCGCGAGCGAACTCCGGCGCGAGAACTCCGACGTGAGAGTCACCACTATTGCGAATACCGGCGTCGGGAGACCACCCGACGGAACCGGCGGTCAGTTGCCGAGAGGGGAACCCGACCCCGTCCGCGCGCTCTCGCGACGAATCGAGGACGCCGCCGCGCCTGGGGCAGTCACCGACGGCGGCGTCGAGACCGACCACTTCTATGCGCTCGCCGAGGAACTCTCGGACGGCGTCATCGTCATCGACACCGACAGCGTCGTCCAGTTCGCCAACCCTGCCGTCGAGGAGATATTCGGCTACTCGCCCGACGAACTCGTCGGGGAGTCGTTGACGAAACTCATGTCCGATGACCTCGCCGAGCGACACCGCGAGGGAATCGAGAGCTACCTCCGAGACGGGGAGCGTCACGTCGATTGGAACTACCTCGAACTCACCGGCCGACACCGCGACGGGAGCGACGTGGTGCTCAGCGTCTCCTTCAGCGAGCACGCCGTGGACGACGAGGTGCTGTTCACCGGCGTCGTCCGAGACATCTCCGACCGCAAGCGTCGGGAGTCCGAACTCCACGACCGGATTCGCCAACAGCGAGCGCTCTCGACGTTCTCCCGGCACGCGCTCGGCGACGAACCGCTCGACGACCTGATGGACGAGGCGGTCGAACTCGTCGCCGAGGCGCTCGGACAGGAGTACGCCGGAGTGCTGGAGTATCGCCCCGACTCGGACGACCTGCTGACCCGAGCGGTCGCGGGGTGGCCCGACGACATCGTAGACTCGGCCGCGATAGGGACCGAGCGCGACTCGCAGGCCGGGTACACCCTCTTGACTGAGGACCCCGTCGTGACCGAGGACCTGACGACGGAGGAGCGATTCTCCCGCGACGAACTCCTCGAATCGGCCGACGCGACCGGCGGTATCTCCGCGTTGATAGGCTCTCCCGACGACCCGTGGGGCGTCCTCGGGAGTCACGACCCCGAACCGCAGTCCTACGCCGACCACGACGTGCAGTTCGTCCAGAGCATGGCCCACATCCTCGCCACCGTCATCCAGCGCCGCGAGCGCGAGCGGCGACTCGAACGCTCCGAGGCGATGCTCGACGCGGTCGGCGACGGGGTGTACGCCCTCGACGCCGACTCCCAGTTCGTCGCGGTCAACGACGCCTACGTCGAACTGACGGGGTACGACCGCGAGGAACTGCTGGGCGAACACGCCTCGAAGGTGACGGGCCCGTCGCTCTACGAGGACTCCAAGCAGATACAGGCCGCCCTCGAAGGCGGCGAGGACGTGGTGACGACGGAGGTGACGTTGCCCACCGCCGACGGCGAGTCGATACCCGTCGAAGTCCGCATCACGCCGCTCGCGCTCGGCGACGAGACCGGTCGGGTCGGCGTCGTCCGCGACGTCTCCGAGCGGAAACACCGCGAGGAGAAACTCACCTCGCTCAACGAGATGTTCCGGTCGCTGGCGGACGCCGAGACCCGGACCGAAATCTGCCAGTGCGGGGTTGACACCGCGGTCGAAGTTCTCGGCTTCCCGAACGCGGCCGTGGCGCTCTACGACGACGACGCGAACTCGCTCGTTCCGACTGTTCGGCGGTGGGACGGGGAGGACATCGACGACGCGCTCCTCGGGAGTCGCGCGGAGGGCGTGGCGTGGCAGACGTTCGTCGAGAGCGAGACCAAGCAGTACGACGAACTCCGTTCCGAACTCGACGCCGACGCCGAACTGCAGAGCGCGCTTACGGTTCCGCTCGGAAAGTACGGCGTGTTCATCGCGGCGTCCCCGGACCGAAACGCGTTCGACGCGACCGACCGGTCGCTCGCCGACATGCTGAGTTCGAACCTGCGGTCGGCGTTCGACCGGTCCGAGCGCGAGGAGACGCTTCGGGAGCAACGCAACGACCTGCAGGCGAAGAATCGGGAACTCGAACGGGTCAACCGCCTCAACAGCGTGATTCGGGAGATAACCAAGGCGCTGACGCAGGCGTCGTCGAAGGAGGACGTGATGCAGGCGGTGTGCAGTCGGTTGACGGAGTCGGGACCGTACCGGTTCGCGTGGTTCGGCACGCACGACACGGCGACCGACGAGGTCCGGCCCGAGGCGTGGGCCGGGGTGGAGGAGGGGTATCTGGACACCATCGACGTGAACGCCGACAGCGACGAACCGGAGGGTCGCGGCCCGTCCGGTCGGGCGATTCGCACGAGGGAGATACAGGTCCAGAACGACCTGCTCGGCGACCCGCCGTTCGACCCGTGGCGCGAGCAGGCGCTGAAGCGGGGGTATCGGTCCAGCGCGTCGGTTCCGGTCGTCTACGGCGGGACACTTCGGGGCGTCCTCAACCTCTACGCGGGCGAACCCGGTATCTTCGACGAGTTGGAGCGGGCGGTGCTGTCCGAACTCGGCGAGACCATCGGCTACGCGCTGAACGCGCTCGAACAGAAGCAGGCGCTCGTCAGCGAGCGGTCGGTGGAACTCGACTTCCGGATTCGGGGGACCGGGAACCCGATTCTGGAGTTCGTGGACCAGACCGACGCCGAGTTCGAGTTCGAGAACGCGGTCCAGCGCAGCGACGGCCGACTCCACGTCTTCTTCACCATCCGCGACCGGTCGCCGGAGGAGACGCTGGAGTTCCTGCGGAACATCCCGTGGATAGAGTCCGTCCGACTCGTGACCGAGCGCGACGACGAGTACCTCTACGAGTGCGCGCTGTCCGACCGGTCGTTCCTCCGGTCGCTGATGGACCGGGGGGCGATGCCGAAGACGATAACCGCGACAGAGGGCGAAGGCCGGTTCGTGATTCGCCTCCCGCAGAGCGCGGACGTGCGGACGTTCGTGGACCTGTTCGAGGACTACTACGACGACGTGGACTTGGTCGCTCGACGGGAACACGACGAACCGGTGATGACCCGGCAGGACTTCGAGTCCGAACTCGACGAACGACTCACCGAACGACAGGCAGAAGTGCTCCGGACCGCGTTCTTCAGCGGGTTCTTCGAGTGGCCCCGCGAGAGCACGGCCGAGGAGATAGCCGAGGCGCTCGGGGTGTCCCAACCGACCGTGAGCAGGCACATTCGGGGTGCCGAGCGCACGCTGTTCGGTCTCCTGTTCGAGGAGTAG
- a CDS encoding HalOD1 output domain-containing protein has translation MSQSVSGDTLEKCSTSHRVITAVAEETGNDPTEVGPLYHVIDPDALDRLFTATGAGGRNRGHVEFTFAGCDVVVHGNGEVEVSERDATTELDDGSEDVHRLGTDFEDSS, from the coding sequence ATGAGTCAGAGTGTAAGTGGGGATACCCTCGAGAAGTGTTCGACCAGCCACCGCGTCATCACCGCCGTCGCCGAAGAGACCGGCAACGACCCGACCGAGGTGGGACCGCTGTACCACGTCATCGACCCGGACGCACTCGACCGCCTGTTCACCGCGACCGGTGCCGGCGGACGAAATCGGGGTCACGTGGAGTTCACCTTCGCGGGGTGCGACGTGGTCGTACACGGGAACGGCGAGGTCGAGGTTTCCGAGCGCGACGCGACGACCGAACTCGACGACGGGAGCGAGGACGTTCACCGTCTCGGAACCGATTTCGAAGATAGCTCCTGA
- a CDS encoding DUF2298 domain-containing protein, whose amino-acid sequence MEYALVLLWFAVFQALAFVTLPLAARLFPRFPDRGAAFALPVALVVTTTVAYWVGHVAFGRWTAFLAVAVVAGISGLLLWSDRSLRPDRDAHRGTGIRPRAYAETMIVFGIAFALLVAVRAVDPSIHPGGGEKFLDFGILKSLLRADALPPEDMWWAGEHVLYYYGGHLATAVLAQLTGTEGEFAYNLALSGFYATLVTAAYGLAGAMADARGVPRRTAGAFGAFFVGFAANLVTAVTGLVWLLPDSIAQGVADWVARPIAESTSGELVTEGLDSFGYWGPSRVIPGTINEFPLFSFVNGDLHAHMVSTPFLLLVAALGFAYYQSGPGALRRRRALAFGVLPVTVGLLGLVNVWSFPTGLGVVWLALVFSPADPVTLFPGVATDDAAEPVADGGGTASGATVRVLTETRRIAGSFAATAVVAVVAVAWVAPFVFGILLRSTGNRSIAFLPDPASAVGLLLVHGAFLVVFAAYLWPRARAAFDVDGVRFGLLAAALAAAAWAMNYAVLVLVVPLLVVGWVLLRTIGDVAEAEGGVGYETVLLVAGAGLVTLVEFVYVKDSAAGGRFNTVFKVYMQVWVLWATAAGTALAALVASTGPTDWTLPGVGIERSQVMGALAAVLVASTALYGGFALGGHFTADQHRTDDPTLAGKAYVEDHHPGEAAAIAWLDDKEGQPHIVSPPGREVYAWSSPASSLTGLPTVIGWVYHEGIYRGHDTAKFRAETVDLIYTGTWADRAELLRKHDVKYIYVGPRAREQYADENLQFGQYPGIEPAFDEGDVKIYRVNQSDL is encoded by the coding sequence ATGGAGTACGCGCTCGTCCTGCTGTGGTTCGCCGTCTTTCAGGCGCTCGCGTTCGTCACGCTGCCGCTCGCCGCCCGACTGTTCCCGAGGTTCCCCGACCGGGGCGCGGCCTTCGCCCTCCCGGTCGCGCTGGTCGTCACGACCACCGTCGCCTACTGGGTGGGGCACGTCGCGTTCGGCCGGTGGACCGCGTTCCTCGCGGTCGCAGTCGTCGCCGGGATTTCGGGGTTGCTTCTCTGGAGCGACCGGTCGCTACGGCCCGACCGCGACGCTCACCGCGGAACCGGAATCCGTCCGCGCGCGTACGCGGAAACGATGATAGTATTCGGTATTGCGTTCGCACTCCTCGTCGCCGTCCGGGCCGTGGACCCGTCGATACATCCCGGCGGCGGCGAGAAGTTCCTCGACTTCGGCATCCTCAAGTCGCTGTTACGGGCCGACGCGCTGCCGCCCGAGGACATGTGGTGGGCTGGCGAACACGTCCTCTATTACTACGGCGGCCACCTCGCGACGGCCGTCCTCGCGCAACTCACGGGTACCGAGGGCGAGTTCGCCTACAACCTCGCGCTGTCGGGGTTCTACGCCACGCTCGTCACCGCGGCCTACGGACTCGCCGGAGCGATGGCCGACGCTCGCGGCGTCCCGCGCCGGACCGCGGGCGCGTTCGGGGCGTTCTTCGTCGGGTTCGCGGCCAACCTCGTCACGGCGGTGACGGGTCTCGTCTGGCTCCTCCCTGACTCGATAGCACAGGGGGTCGCCGACTGGGTTGCCCGACCCATCGCGGAATCGACCTCGGGCGAACTCGTGACCGAAGGGCTGGACTCGTTCGGCTACTGGGGACCGAGCCGGGTGATACCGGGAACAATCAACGAGTTTCCGCTGTTCTCGTTCGTCAACGGCGACCTCCACGCTCACATGGTCAGCACGCCGTTCCTGCTGTTGGTCGCCGCGCTCGGATTCGCCTACTACCAGTCCGGTCCCGGCGCGCTCCGGCGACGACGCGCCCTCGCGTTCGGCGTCCTCCCGGTCACGGTCGGCCTGCTCGGACTCGTCAACGTCTGGAGCTTTCCGACCGGACTCGGCGTGGTGTGGCTCGCGCTCGTGTTCTCGCCCGCCGACCCCGTGACGCTGTTCCCCGGCGTCGCGACCGACGACGCGGCCGAGCCGGTCGCCGACGGCGGCGGTACCGCGTCCGGGGCGACGGTTCGAGTGCTCACCGAGACCCGCCGAATCGCCGGTTCGTTCGCCGCCACCGCCGTCGTCGCCGTCGTGGCGGTCGCGTGGGTCGCACCGTTCGTCTTCGGCATCCTCCTGCGCTCGACCGGTAACCGGAGTATCGCCTTCCTCCCGGACCCCGCCAGTGCGGTCGGTCTCCTGCTCGTCCACGGGGCGTTCCTCGTCGTGTTCGCGGCCTACCTCTGGCCCAGAGCGCGCGCGGCGTTCGACGTGGACGGCGTTCGGTTCGGACTGTTGGCCGCGGCGCTGGCCGCGGCCGCGTGGGCGATGAACTACGCGGTGCTGGTACTGGTCGTCCCCCTGCTGGTTGTCGGATGGGTACTGCTCCGGACAATCGGCGACGTCGCCGAGGCCGAGGGCGGTGTCGGCTACGAGACGGTCCTGCTGGTGGCGGGGGCCGGACTCGTCACGCTGGTCGAGTTCGTCTACGTGAAAGACAGCGCCGCTGGCGGTCGGTTCAACACGGTCTTCAAGGTGTACATGCAGGTGTGGGTCCTCTGGGCGACCGCCGCGGGGACCGCGCTGGCGGCGCTCGTCGCGTCGACGGGACCGACCGACTGGACGCTCCCCGGCGTCGGCATCGAGCGCTCGCAGGTCATGGGCGCGCTGGCGGCGGTCCTCGTGGCTTCGACCGCGCTCTACGGCGGATTCGCGCTGGGCGGTCACTTCACCGCCGACCAGCACCGGACCGACGACCCTACGCTGGCCGGGAAGGCGTACGTCGAGGACCACCACCCCGGTGAGGCCGCCGCTATCGCGTGGCTCGACGACAAGGAGGGTCAACCGCACATCGTCTCGCCGCCCGGTCGCGAGGTGTACGCGTGGAGCAGTCCCGCCTCGTCGCTGACCGGCCTGCCGACGGTCATCGGGTGGGTCTACCACGAGGGTATCTACCGCGGCCACGACACTGCGAAGTTCCGCGCCGAGACGGTGGACCTCATCTACACCGGAACGTGGGCCGACCGGGCCGAACTGCTCCGGAAACACGACGTGAAGTACATCTACGTCGGTCCCCGCGCCCGCGAGCAGTACGCCGACGAGAACCTCCAGTTCGGGCAGTATCCGGGTATCGAACCCGCGTTCGACGAAGGCGACGTGAAGATATATCGCGTCAACCAGTCGGACCTCTGA
- a CDS encoding type 1 glutamine amidotransferase domain-containing protein has translation MTSVLFVVSEEGYWGEECVDPLETLSETEASVDVATPSGGKPVVDDRSIDPENVGEETAEWVKDVHANDQRLQNPMPIANADADQYDAVVFPGGHGTEWDVNQDKHARQLLRETVEGDGGKALVLCHAVGLLAFTRDSDGDFLVDGRDVTGFPNEWEEGIVDDHDRMPDGRKLPYWVEDEVKAAGGNWDAELDADESVTVDGDLLTARGPESSHAGATALVEALGVTRTA, from the coding sequence ATGACGTCCGTACTGTTCGTAGTGAGCGAGGAAGGGTACTGGGGCGAAGAGTGCGTGGACCCGCTAGAGACGCTCTCGGAAACGGAAGCTAGCGTGGACGTGGCGACCCCGAGCGGGGGTAAACCCGTCGTGGACGACCGGTCCATCGACCCAGAGAACGTGGGCGAGGAGACTGCCGAGTGGGTCAAAGATGTCCACGCCAACGACCAGCGACTACAGAACCCGATGCCGATAGCCAACGCCGACGCGGACCAGTACGACGCCGTGGTGTTCCCGGGCGGACACGGCACCGAGTGGGACGTGAATCAGGACAAACACGCTCGTCAACTGCTCCGCGAGACCGTCGAGGGCGACGGCGGGAAGGCGTTGGTCCTGTGTCACGCGGTGGGGCTGCTCGCGTTCACCCGTGACAGTGACGGTGACTTTCTGGTAGACGGGAGAGACGTGACCGGCTTCCCCAACGAGTGGGAGGAGGGAATCGTGGACGACCACGACCGGATGCCAGACGGCCGAAAGCTCCCGTATTGGGTCGAAGACGAGGTGAAAGCCGCGGGCGGGAACTGGGACGCCGAACTCGACGCCGACGAGAGCGTCACCGTGGACGGAGACCTGCTCACCGCAAGAGGGCCAGAATCGTCACACGCAGGCGCGACGGCGCTCGTCGAAGCGCTCGGAGTCACCAGAACCGCGTAG